The Dermacentor albipictus isolate Rhodes 1998 colony unplaced genomic scaffold, USDA_Dalb.pri_finalv2 scaffold_11, whole genome shotgun sequence genome segment GATCGTCCCGGGATATCATCATCAGCGCGCAGACTAGACCGCAGCGGTTGCCGCGAGCCTCCAGCGCGAGCCCTGCCGAAACAGACCTGTACTTCAGCGTTGAAAAGGCCCTGAATCCTCTTCCACACTTATAGGGAAGCCACAGTGCCACTGAAGAGAATCACGTGATGTCGCTGGTCAGGCGATCAACAGCGACTGCACCGTCAGCTCCTGAGTTTAGATACCCACAGATGAGCTGACAGTAAAGCCGCCTGCAGAGCCTGTTCCTGTTGTCACGGAGCGGCCGGGACAGGGTGCCACCGCAGAACCAGCCGCTGCAAGTTCGACGTTGCACGAGATGACGGACGCGTCCTGTCGCCGTTGTGCGCCGTTCCGCGCGAACAGCGCCGAACTGCCGGCTACCCTGGCCGGGGTGAACCTGTTACAATAAGGGGCAAGATGCCAGTGAGTGTGGCCGTTCCACGAAGACAGTCAATGTGGCCAAAGCATGTGACTGCCTGTGGCACAGCCAGCAAATAAAGAAGACCTTGCAGCATACCTAAAGCTCCATGTGGCAGTAAACTATACTCTTCAAAAGTTTGGCCTTGTCTGAAGCTGCTAATGATGTGCTCTGCAGAGCTAACTAAGTATACTGCCAGGCTACCTATCAATCTTTCAATCTCTCTAAAGCGAGTGAAGTGGAGAGTTATGTTTTACTCTTCTACAAAAGCAGCTTTCCTTAATTCATGTAGAAGTTCTGAAAGAGGAGTAGTAAGGGGTTGAAGCCTTATAGAGCTTAATTCTAGAGGAAACTGGTCTCGCAAAACAGAACAGTATCATTAAACGAACATCAGTGAGTACGTATTGTGATGGTTCACTGTGTGCGGCGATGAAGGAAGCGGATGCCAAGTGCCTGAGACACGACGTGCCTAATCGACGCGCACGtcaacacgaaaaggcttgcccgTCGGGTGTGTGGGACGGGATTATGCACCTGCGCAAATCCTACTCTCCTTTGTCCTATGTTCTGCCCCTCCGCCCCTCCACGCGAGGGAGTGGTTTCTCTCCGAATTCCTGTGTGGCTTGATCAGGCGCTGACCTGACGTTAGCTACGCCTCCACCTCTGCGCCAGCGAGTGGTTGTTCTCCGAATTCCTCCGTGTGGATTACTAGAGAGTGGTTTTTCGCCGTGTTCCCGTGCGTGTGCTGACCAGTGCGGTCACAAGGACCCCTACCAGGGGACGAGAGAGAATGAGCTGGCCCGAGTCGCGGATGGTATAACAAGGCCCGCGCAACGCCACGACGCATCCTATCCGCCCTTGCGTGCCGGAGCAGGCACGCCCAGCCTTTATGTACATGTACTTCCTGTCTTGGAGCGCACCGCTCACCCGAAATGACGTATATTCAGCTTCTGTTATTTGCTTTTCGTCTTCCTCGTCTTCCCTGCCGGACCCTCTCCAATGATCAATCTAGTttgagctccaagcagacgctgttgaaggtcgccgaaGTCCTGTCACCGTAACCACTGGTGGCAGCCATACATGCGCCTTCAGTgcattaaaggaaaaaaaattaccgacgattacgttactttctaatgcaaaatttgagcgcagcaaataagctctttcaccttttcgatagattgaggcaaagaaatcgagcaacacatgtatgcgctatcacagcatttttttattttttacacgtattcctttaagaaagactccactaacagttcttgacagtcataaaggaagctttgtggtcggagaaatagactgatatatgttcgacttggtacaccaatgcttgattctcaaagacgagatctatacaagtgcctcgcgaggttgtcacagccgtgggacgcgttacgagcgagaggaacgggatgttctcccgcataagtgttaggaaattgctgtttgtctttatgtcaacattaaagtcccccactactaacatcggtgtggatcgatggacggttaatgcgagttgcaggaagtgcacgacgtctttcgtgagtgcggtaggggcgaagtaggcagctactaccagcaagccgttgggcaactttgcggcgcacagttcgccaacttcatgtgacgTGCCAAACATTTCGACTGGTATTGCAGAGAGACCTGTGCGCAAGTAGATAGCGACTCCCGCCGCTCTGTTGTGGTCTCTGCGAGCACCACAGCAGTATAGGAAATCTATGATTTCGAGAGGCTCTTCGGGATCCATCCAGGTTTCAGCAAAGCAAAGTACAGAGGAATGGCGCAGAATGTGATCGTGGTGTACGTCCTTGGCATGTGCGGCAAGGGAGCGTACGTTAAGAGCGGAGATCAACAAGTAGTGCGGCTGTTCAGTCATGGCGAGGCACTTGGCGGTGATGGTGTCAAGTTTGTGGGACTGCAACCGACGAAATTCATCGGCTAGCTTTCTGTCCGGATTGGCTTTTCCCTGGTAGAATGTGAAGTCGTTGTCAACATTGGTCAGGTAgagaacggcagcggcaatttcggctcgggcggtgcacatatacagatccgccgccaccgatctggctctccgattgccaccgcacaggggttgcattggaggaggagcgaagaaaggaattaagttcgagccggcgctttgacaaccggagactcgcaggaagaggggggaggggggcggcgtgtacacccagcggcaaacgatgggggcagaagcgcgcgcagcaagcggacaacacgataaagggaggagggaagcgatagcagcgactgactgatgccgctgacgccgatagtgagtcaaccccagctgcggagttggtttcagggacaacgccgccgatgccgacacaaacaatatgataccctcgcttccgcagcgctaagaaccaggtctagccgtgggaaggtggtcacgtattcgtcgacgtgccggggcctacgtgaaataaccggtgcgtcggcaactgaagagcaccctatccgccacacaagaacaggggggtggggggaccctttcctcctctttttgcatggcggcgacggtgttctatgcagtcacgttatcgtgactctctagcggcgtcagcggcatccagcggtatcagtcggtcgctgctagcgctgggggtatgaaaggggggcggagctggttacgaggccgacgacaatgccgacgacgacgcgaaacccaggaacggacaccaaagagctgcgctctaaaattgacATCCGCACGTAGTTAGCACCTTGCAGATTTACACAGAACTAATTTCCTATACTGTACACTCCCTTAGTGACTCCGAACAATCCTCTATCTAACCGCAGGCGCTGAAAGAAGACGTTATGAATAATTCTTTCAGGGACCAGAACAATGCATTTGAAGCTTATGAGAGTTACGTGTTGCAGAGGATTCAGGAGAGCACGATAGTGAATCGTAACCTTCCCAAGGCGGCGCCATTTCTTCAGTCATCCCTGACCTCCATATGGTAGAGCTACGGGAACCGCGATGACCTAGAGGCCTGCGAGGCCAAATTCGCTAAGCGATTTTGGACTGGCGCGCACCAGAACCGCGGGGGACTGAGTGTGCCCAACAAGCTCCAACATGGTTCCCTCTAGGTTCATTGCCGAAGTAGCATGCTTGCTtttagttttattttattttcctaaTAGGCGTATAGTAGTTACATGCTTAGCTCGGTTCTCTATATCCTCTTATACCTGTTTCGCCTCTAAGCACGCACTTCTGTAGGAACATTCATCTCATTTTTCTGCACATCGCTTATGCTAGCATTTTTTTCCGCGTCCCCTGGATAGTTCAGGTGTGCACAATTAAAGCGAACGAGTCCATGTGCCCGCTgcctttttgttttcgttttcgcTTCCGTATATAGGCTAAGTTATCACCGTTCCTGCCCGCAACATATGACCTAACCTAGGCAACTTAACGAACTGCCCACTCAGGAAATTTACACCCTCGAGGGTATACTTAATTAATTCAGTTTAATTCAATGTTATTTTCCCATCTTACAATATAGATGGAGggggttgcagaaaaaaaaagctacaccaGGGCAGCTTGACGAGTCCGCAAACCTAATGTTCAGCAGGGAGGCAGTACTGGAACTTCTCCAATTTAAAAAATACAGATAAGTATACCAAGGAATTGCTGAAGTATACACGAAACAGCAATATGTACACTTAAGTTAACTTAAGCCACGTTTTTGAAATACACTACGAAGCTCTTTGCACGAACAAGAAAACAAATCGAAATAATGAAAATATAACAATTAAGAAGAGATGGAAGAATACAGTGAAGGCATTCTTGTCCAAGTTTAAGTCGAGGTGTCAGTATTATCCATTCCTGGCCATGTCTTGTCGAATagcttaacattttttttctttagttctgcTGATTCCCTACGATTGGTTATATTATTCCTAATTTCAGATTCAAAGATGACACTGAGGCGATATTTAGAGACGTTATGTACTTCAATCATTCTAGAATGACTAAATAAAGGTGCACTTGGATGTCGATATGACGTATTATACACATGTCGAAGATACCTTTTTTGGATTAGGTGAATGTGTTCAAGGTTAGCGAAACTTTTGGTACCCCAAACTAAGTGGCAATAATTCAAATACGAGTTGAAAATTGAGTTGTAAATCAGCATTTTAATTTGTGTACGAAGGACGTTTTTTAAACGACCTATAGCACCAGTAATTTGATGTACTTTGTTTGAGACGTAATTAACGTGATAATCCCATGACATGTTGGCTGTCTAAAcacctgctgctgcagctgctgctgctgcttagcgggtggttcagagcgtgcgtACACGTGTCAGGAGCGTGAAAGAGAAGAAAACAGACGCGAGGAACTCGTTTGGACTGCACCGCGatgacattagcctcttgacCGCTGCAATTATTCGTGAACCGCCATAAGCGCTTACCTATCTACCAACGTATAAGTACAGAGGGAAGCTAGGTAGACTGGAAGAGAGGAAGGggaagaggaggcagagaatcGGCAGAAGCAACGCAGTCGCGAAACGGgtgaataacagccttgtcaCTCTTCGCTCGTAGTTCCCATGCAGATacggaagggagggggggggcggatagggaaaaggtgacgttAAAAGCCAAGGAAACGCTGGATCAATtaaagttcaaggtacggtacggtgcACTTcggctatttctgaaaaataaaacgatGCAAATATGTCTAGCGCACATCTTACGCGTGACGTGCAGTAACAGAGCCGCATTATTTAAAGCCCACCGCcgggtctaggcgacacaatggaagcggtcgcacgtcaaatcaacacttccgtGCCCGCCGCGGTtactttgcggctatggcatcaTTCGAGGTTGCGAACTTGATACcagtcgcggcagccgcatttcgacggggcgaagtaaaaaaaatgcacGAGCACTTTCAATTAGGGACACGTTAAGGAACACCGCGGTgccaaaattaatacggagtgcGGCACTAgagcctgcctcataatccgattgagGTTTTGGCACGggcagccccataatccaattccagcttaatgcttctgccacgatgcgatgtgccgtgtgaggcaatgacaatgctcaaccctctcagaggttatgaaatatggcacacaacaacgcctcaagcaaacacctctcccttcgtgttttgtgtactacgcagacaaacagcagtggtgcacgcaagggaACATTTAGCATCAaatcaccactctcgtgttggacaaAGCGTTGAAGGAGTTAAACATTttccgtcaacatcaccgctaattatcgtcaatcaaagccaaaagcacagaaagcttcgcttacatcaattcccacagtgcatggtaTCTGCATAATACTTCCTCCATTTCGTGGCTTGCATGCAGTTCGCTTTCTACCACTGATTTTGTACAAGTTGCTTAACCTCAATGTTGTTTTAAAAATCAGCTGACAAGCGTCAGCGAATCACAGCGCGCCAGGCAACCATAGTTCTTGAGGAGCATGTTCCGTCTCGGGTATCAATGTTGCCGACGCAACATCATGTGCAGTaagtgcttgctttttttttatcaagTATCGGTTGGAATAACGATTCTCAAACGTATGAGGCAGCAATCTCCTAGCGTTAAGAATCCACCGTTTATTGTAGAGGTGGCGCTGTGTTCCTAAAATGCCAAGAGACAACTCCTTTGTCCTTTTCGCTCCAACCTGTCTTGCAGATCTTACTGCTAGCTTCGCCTAAATTCCTTCACCTTAGCGTCGGTTTATAAACTGAAACCTTGAACAGCGCGGCCTCAGCCTATCAGAAGAGAAATCGGCGTTACGGCACTCTTGAGGGGCTTTATTATCCACGCTGCTAGTGTCGCCAGAATAGTCGAGAGGTGACGCTACAACCTGGCACTCTGTCAGTACGCAATTCAAATACAGGCAGcgtggctttctttatttctttatttttgttcagAGATACACCCGCTTTGGCATGTAAGCAAGGGGGGTCAAAACTTTGAAAAAATTAGGCCTTCATTATACAGCACACTTTGACGCAAGACAGTCGATTCCACTATGTTACAATTTGAGAAAAAGTGGGATTGTCAGAAAGGTTTGTTCTATTTCGGTATTCTTGAATTTTAAGGTCTTGAAGAGTTCTTTTAGATAAATAGTTTGGCAGTTTAAAATAAGTGCCTTTGTTAATTCCAGTCTTATTATGATATACCAGAAATGCCAATTTCACACACAGTTTTCTTGGGCGAGAGCAGAGCGCTTCGCATTTTAGCTCGCTTTTGATTTCGATGCAGCTCTGCCCTCGCTTGTACCGCCCCATAACGAACCGTGCCGCTCTCTTCTGTGTTCCCTCTACATGGTGAACCAAGGGTTTTTGGCaagggtaaaaaaagaaaaacacgcgtACTTCAATATCGGACGAACTAATGAAATGCAAGCAGTGTTTTTGGGGGTAGATGGAGGCGATTGCAGATTTCATGGCAGCTTTTGCAACCACATCATTCACATGCCCATTTCAGAAACAATCACTCGAAAACATTGCACCCTAATATTTATATATAAATTGCTGGCTAATAATATCGCTACTAAAAcaataaggttttttttttattcgtgtagGCAAAGTGAACACACTTTTTCGCATTTAGTCGCATTTTCCCCTTTTCGTACCACGAAACAATATTAGTGAAGTCAGTCTGCAGATCAGTAGAATCATGTTCATTTGTTATCTTTCTGTACACGACACAGGAACATCATTAACATAAACTATATATAACAGCGGCCCTAAAACTGACCTCTGAGGAACACCCCTTGTGGCCTCGACTCGGGGAGAAAGAGCACCGTTGAGTATAACACATTGTCGACGCTGCAACCATTGGCGATCCAGTTGCACACTTCCTGATAAACATTTACTCTATGAATATTGTGAAGCAGCACAGGGAGGCAAACCGCGTCGAATGGctctttaaaattaaaaaaaaagaacgcactcCGTTTGCCCATTTTCGTCCCCCTCCGACATTGTGTCGTGATAGAAAGCGGTAGGTTGTGTTTTGGAGGAACACTCCCATGCGAAAGCCACGTCGATTGTCAATTATTATTCTGTTGTGATGAATCTTTCATTGTATCTTTTTACAAAATGTCGTCTAATATATTACAGGAGAAGAATGAAGAAATATACCCTTAGTTGCTCGCGTTTTCTTACTATACTCTTACTAACGGGAACTAAATGTGCCATTTTTGAGGTGATCAGGCAAAACTCCAGTAGAAAGAGGTTTAGTATACGTTAGATAGAGGTAGGATGCGATTGGCCAGGCACTGCCCTTAAACATGCGGGGAGAACTGCAGTCTGTACAAGGG includes the following:
- the LOC139051350 gene encoding uncharacterized protein; amino-acid sequence: MCTARAEIAAAVLYLTNVDNDFTFYQGKANPDRKLADEFRRLQSHKLDTITAKCLAMTEQPHYLLISALNVRSLAAHAKDVHHDHILRHSSVLCFAETWMDPEEPLEIIDFLYCCGARRDHNRAAGVAIYLRTGLSAIPVEMFGTSHEVGELCAAKLPNGLLVVAAYFAPTALTKDVVHFLQLALTVHRSTPMLVVGDFNVDIKTNSNFLTLMRENIPFLSLVTRPTAVTTSRGTCIDLVFENQALVYQVEHISVYFSDHKASFMTV